The genome window AATTTTAATAGAGAATAGGTTGGTCTGTTATTCATAACCTTAGCCTCTTTAGGCCTTTACAGTCAGCGACAGGTAATGCTTATTTATAGAATAAAAAAAGTACCATTAGCTGTTTATTTGTTTAGTAAACGGAATGCTTAAAAGCTGTGTATCGGGAACAGCTATCTCGATTGGAGTAGATTTATTTAATTCAATTGTTATTTCCTAATTATTTTAAGAGCAGGAAGTCGGTAAGCAACTTCATATAAGAAGGTGTAGCGTAGAGAGCTGGTAAGAAGACCTTTCTCTCCAGGCTAGAAAAATGCTAAGCGGCTGGAACCAAATTAAAAGCTACTAAGTTGATTAGTGGCTTTCTGTTGAAGCATAGCTCTATAAAGTAAAGTAAGGAGAAGCGTATTAAATACAATAGGATGACCTCCTTTTAATTCTTATATCAATACTACTACTTACTACTATTTAAACATGTCCATACCCGGAATATTAGGTAATCCATCTTTAGCAACAGCAGCAACTTCTGCCTCGTAAATTGCTTCGGCTTTAGCAAGTGCTTTATTAGTTACGAGCACTAGATAATCTTCTAATTGTTCTTTGTCCTCCAAAAGTTCTTTTGCAAGGGCGATGTTTTTAATTTTGCGGCTTGCTGTAACGGTAACTCTTAAAAGGCCATCGCTAGATTGCTCGTCTATCAATACCGTATCCATTCTCTTTTTAGTTTCTTCTACTTTTTGTTGGGTTTCTTTGAGTTTACCCATCATATCTCCGAACATAATTTTTATTTTTTAGATGTATTGCTGTAAAGTACTTGTGGTTTTTCCGCTTTCGCGAAAGCGAGAACAAAATTAACTATTTCACAACGATAGTAACAAATGGAAAGCGATTTTATATCTTGCGGCGCTTTTAAAAGTAACCTTATTTATGGCTCACCAAGCTCCGATTGCAAAGAAAATACCTCACGTTCATGACATGCATGGACATCAAAGAATTGATAATTACCACTGGATGACAGAGCGTGATGCTCCAGAAGTTATTGATTATTTAAAAAAAGAAAACGAGTATTACGATGCAATTACTCAACATACAGACACTTTAAAAGAAGATCTTTTTAAGGAAATAAAGTCTCGCATTAAGGAAGATGATGAGTCCGTTCCTTACCTATTAAACGGTTACTGGTATATAAGTAAAATGGAAACAGGTGAGAGTTACCCTTATTTTTACAGGCGTAAAGACGGCAGTGAGGAGAAAGAATTGCTTTTTAATGTCAATGAAATGGCAATAGGACATGATTTTTACAATCTTACTTCTTTAAATATATCACCAGATAATAAGCTCGTTGCCTATGCCGTGGATACTAAAGGTAGAAGAGAATACACGATACATGTAAAGAATCTAGAAACGGGTGAAACCTTTAAAACCAATTTAGAATTGACTTCAGGAGGCTCTGTATGGGCAAACGACAATAAAACACTCTTTTTTACGCGTAAAGATCAACAAACCTTGCGATCGAATAAAATCTTCAAATACGAAATAGGTCAACCAGCTTCTTCTAACGAGATGATCTTTGAGGAGAAAGATGAGATCTTCAATTGCTTTGTTTACAAGAGCATGTCAGAGCGTTTTATCATGATTAAATCTTCTGCCACTTTATCTGATGAAGTACGTTATATAGACGCAGATTTGCCAGACAGTGATTTTAAGATGGTTCAAGAACGCCAGCCAAAAATGGAATACAGTGTTTCTCATTATCAAGATAGTTTTTATATCATGACCAATAAAGATGAGGCCACTAACTTTAAAATCATGAGAACTGCCATAGCAACTCCAGAAATGGAAAATTGGGAGGATTTTATTGCTCATGACCCAGATGTGTTATTAGAAGATTTTGATCTTTTTGAGAATTACTTTGTTGTCTCAGATCGTTTTAATGGCTTGAATCGTATAAGAATCAAGGCTTGGGATCATACGGTAGATTACTTTTTACCATTTGATAACGAGACATATACCGCTTTTACCAGTGCTAATTTCCAGTTTAAAACGAAAAAATTACGCTACAACTATAACTCGATGACCATGCCGCCTTCGGTTATAGAATTTGATATGGAAACAAGGGAAGAGGTGATCTTAAAAACGCAACCCATAGAAGACCCCAACTTTGATCCAGAAAACTATATCTCTGAACGTGTATGGGCAACAGCCCCTGACGGTGTCAAAGTACCTATAAGCTTGGTTTATAGAAAGGATATGAAAAAAGCTGACGGGAACCCGATGTTGCAATATGGCTATGGGAGTTATGGGAGCACTATTGATCCTTACTTTTCTATTTCTAGATTGAGTTTGCTCGACCGTGGATTTATTTTTGCCATCTCACACGTCAGAGGAGGGGAATACTTAGGTAGGCAATGGTATGAAGGCGGAAAAATGTTTTCAAAGCGCAATACATTTACAGACTTTATAGCCTGTAGTGAATATTTAATTAAAGAAAAGTATACCTCATCGAACCATCTGTATGCTTCTGGGGGTAGCGCCGGCGGATTATTAATGGGAGCAATTATAAATATGGCACCTCATTTATATAACGGAATTTTAAGTGCCGTACCTTTTGTAGATGTAGTCACTACGATGCTGGACGATAGCATACCACTTACCACGGGAGAATACGACGAATGGGGAAATCCCAACACAAAAGAGAGTTATGAGTACATGTTGAGTTACTCTCCATACGATCAAGTAATTGCTCAGAATTATCCTCATATTCTGGTAACTACAGGTTATCACGATTCTCAAGTACAGTATTGGGAACCCGCAAAATGGGTAGCTAAGTTGAGAGAATTTAAAAAGGACTCCAATGTAGTGCT of Nonlabens sp. Ci31 contains these proteins:
- a CDS encoding YbaB/EbfC family nucleoid-associated protein, with the protein product MFGDMMGKLKETQQKVEETKKRMDTVLIDEQSSDGLLRVTVTASRKIKNIALAKELLEDKEQLEDYLVLVTNKALAKAEAIYEAEVAAVAKDGLPNIPGMDMFK
- a CDS encoding S9 family peptidase encodes the protein MAHQAPIAKKIPHVHDMHGHQRIDNYHWMTERDAPEVIDYLKKENEYYDAITQHTDTLKEDLFKEIKSRIKEDDESVPYLLNGYWYISKMETGESYPYFYRRKDGSEEKELLFNVNEMAIGHDFYNLTSLNISPDNKLVAYAVDTKGRREYTIHVKNLETGETFKTNLELTSGGSVWANDNKTLFFTRKDQQTLRSNKIFKYEIGQPASSNEMIFEEKDEIFNCFVYKSMSERFIMIKSSATLSDEVRYIDADLPDSDFKMVQERQPKMEYSVSHYQDSFYIMTNKDEATNFKIMRTAIATPEMENWEDFIAHDPDVLLEDFDLFENYFVVSDRFNGLNRIRIKAWDHTVDYFLPFDNETYTAFTSANFQFKTKKLRYNYNSMTMPPSVIEFDMETREEVILKTQPIEDPNFDPENYISERVWATAPDGVKVPISLVYRKDMKKADGNPMLQYGYGSYGSTIDPYFSISRLSLLDRGFIFAISHVRGGEYLGRQWYEGGKMFSKRNTFTDFIACSEYLIKEKYTSSNHLYASGGSAGGLLMGAIINMAPHLYNGILSAVPFVDVVTTMLDDSIPLTTGEYDEWGNPNTKESYEYMLSYSPYDQVIAQNYPHILVTTGYHDSQVQYWEPAKWVAKLREFKKDSNVVLFKTDLSSGHSGASGRYDALKEVAIDFAFLLDLENINS